One part of the Coffea eugenioides isolate CCC68of chromosome 10, Ceug_1.0, whole genome shotgun sequence genome encodes these proteins:
- the LOC113750429 gene encoding uncharacterized protein LOC113750429 has product MTKWAVELAEHDIGYQPRTAIKTQALADFLAEGASLSVTEPSFITEEARPKEPWVLFVDGASSKEGSGAGLLFTSPTGEELTYALRFDFPTSNNEAKYETLLTGLRIVHQMGITVIRVRSDSQLVVYQVRGEYEAKENVMRKYLTKVRKAIALFDTFEIERVPRSQNKRADELSKLASSSFAHLSKEVLVEVVKQKSIDQIQVLAIDSPTTWMTPLVDFLSSGILSEDKTEARRLQLRAAMYAYVGGTLYRMSYLSPRLKCVTPEDGDYVLREVHERLCAAHVGSRVLPKNCLLLGYYWLSVFRDAASLVQECRACQVRTPRGGHRLFHKVDGGRTPSHYLRKGNSEVLLEEHSLPLKIPHVLISDSRRQFAENPFRSWCVELGISQHFTSVGHPQANGQVENVNRTILQGLKTRLELAQSSWLDELPSVLWAYRTTPRTATHETPFFLTYGTEAVVPAEVGLHSPRMQNFVASANEEELRCNLDMLEAKREEVAIRMANYKRQLARYHNAKVRNTQYQPGDLVLRKNSVSRAHNSNKLDPNWEGPYKVLEASRVGYCKLAKLDGIEVPRTWHFSNLRLFVG; this is encoded by the exons ATGACCAAATGGGCCGTCGAACTAGCTGAGCACGACATCGGCTATCAACCTCGCACCGCCATCAAAACTCAGGCCCTGGCAGACTTCCTCGCCGAGGGAGCCAGTTTGTCTGTGACCGAGCCGAGCTTTATAACCGAGGAGGCGCGGCCGAAAGAGCCGTGGGTACTATTTGTGGACGGGGCCTCGAGTAAGGAAGGGAGCGGAGCCGGCCTGCTGTTCACCTCGCCCACCGGGGAGGAGCTGACCTACGCCCTCAGGTTTGACTTCCCGACATCCAACAATGAGGCAAAGTACGAGACCCTGTTGACAGGATTGCGGATAGTCCACCAGATGGGCATAACCGTGATCAGGGTTCGGAGCGACTCTCAGCTCGTAGTCTACCAAGTCCGCGGGGAGTACGAGGCCAAGGAGAACGTCATGAGGAAGTATTTGACTAAGGTGCGGAAGGCGATAGCCCTGTTTGACACTTTTGAGATCGAGCGGGTGCCGAGGTCGCAGAACAAGCGGGCGGACGAACTGTCGAAACTGGCGTCCTCCTCGTTTGCCCACCTGAGCAAAGAAGTCTTGGTGGAGGTGGTCAAGCAAAAAAGCATTGACCAGATCCAGGTCTTGGCCATAGACAGCCCGACCACTTGGATGACTCCTCTCGTGGATTTCCTCAGTTCGGGTATCCTCTCCGAGGATAAAACCGAGGCTCGCCGACTCCAACTCAGAGCTGCTATGTATGCCTACGTTGGGGGGACCCTCTACAGGATGTCGTATTTGTCTCCCCGACTAAAGTGCGTAACTCCTGAGGATGGCGACTATGTCCTCCGAGAAGTTCACGAACGCCTGTGCGCGGCACATGTGGGGTCCCGAGTGTTGCCCAAGAATTGCCTGCTCCTAGGCTACTACTGGCTCTCGGTGTTTCGGGATGCCGCATCTCTTGTTCAGGAATGCCGAGCTTGCCAG GTACGAACACCTCGTGGTGGCCATCGACTATTTCACAAAGTGGATGGAGGCCGAACCCCTAGCCACTATCTCCGGAAGGGCAATTCAGAAGTTCTTCTGGAAGAACATAGTCTGCCGCTGAAAATCCCGCATGTCTTGATATCCGACAGCAGGCGACAGTTTGCTGAAAATCCCTTCAGGAGCTGGTGCGTCGAGCTCGGGATTAGCCAACACTTCACCTCGGTCGGACATCCTCAGGCCAACGGTCAGGTAGAGAATGTTAATCGAACCATTCTGCAAGGGCTGAAGACTAGGTTGGAACTAGCCCAGTCTAGCTGGCTAGATGAACTCCCTAGCGTCCTCTGGGCTTACCGCACTACGCCAAGGACAGCCACTCATGAGACCCCGTTTTTCCTGACTTACGGGACGGAGGCGGTGGTACCCGCGGAGGTTGGCCTCCATTCGCCTCGGATGCAGAATTTCGTTGCGTCAGCCAACGAAGAAGAGTTGAGATGCAACCTGGACATGCTGGAGGCCAAGCGCGAGGAAGTGGCGATACGGATGGCTAATTACAAGAGGCAACTTGCCCGCTATCATAACGCAAAGGTGAGGAATACGCAGTACCAGCCGGGTGACCTCGTCCTAAGAAAGAACTCAGTCAGCCGAGCTCATAACTCCAACAAGCTTGATCCAAACTGGGAGGGGCCGTACAAGGTCTTGGAGGCAAGTCGGGTTGGGTACTGTAAGCTTGCGAAATTAGACGGAATAGAAGTACCCCGCACTTGGCACTTCTCGAATTTGCGGTTGTTCGTAGGATAG
- the LOC113750428 gene encoding uncharacterized protein LOC113750428, producing MRLQTAVDAVRCKTFPMFLKGKARLWFQGLAPGSIRSFPELARQFATQFVSTKTYSKNVTHLMAIRQKPDESLRNFMTLFNTESLQIRDKDEKVVMAAFMNGLRVEELFYRLAEKPPGDLEDLLTRAHAAANAEEAARLKRESDRELGDRRGRGNPTENKDGPAKKNVFDRFSKDKTPAQPPLPEKGYTP from the coding sequence ATGCGTCTGCAAACCGCTGTGGATGCAGTCCGCTGCAAGACCTTCCCCATGTTTCTGAAGGGGAAGGCCCGGCTCTGGTTCCAGGGTCTGGCACCGGGGTCCATCCGGAGTTTCCCCGAGCTAGCCAGACAGTTCGCCACCCAGTTCGTCTCCACGAAGACTTACTCGAAAAACGTGACTCACCTGATGGCGATCAGGCAGAAGCCGGACGAGTCCCTGAGGAATTTCATGACCCTCTTCAACACGGAGAGCTTGCAGATCAGGGACAAGGATGAAAAAGTGGTCATGGCCGCCTTCATGAACGGGCTCAGGGTGGAGGAGCTCTTCTACAGGCTCGCCGAGAAGCCTCCAGGAGACCTGGAGGATCTCTTGACCAGGGCGCACGCGGCCGCTAATGCAGAGGAGGCTGCTCGCCTGAAGAGAGAGTCGGATCGGGAGCTCGGAGATCGGAGAGGACGGGGAAACCCCACCGAGAACAAGGACGGCCCGGCCAAGAAGAACGTTTTCGACCGGTTCTCAAAAGATAAAACCCCCGCTCAACCGCCGCTTCCGGAAAAAGGTTACACCCCCTAA